A part of Arachis hypogaea cultivar Tifrunner chromosome 12, arahy.Tifrunner.gnm2.J5K5, whole genome shotgun sequence genomic DNA contains:
- the LOC112727479 gene encoding probable peroxygenase 4, translated as MATSFPSAEFSNKNSQEGKVKETAKVHDENVLQKHVAFFDRNHDGIIYPWETYQGFRAIGCGILLSAFSAIFINLGLSRKTRSGKALSIWLPIEVKNIQRAKHGSDSGVYDSEGRFVPSKFEEIFTKYARKHPNALTSDELMGMLKANRVPKDHKGWLASYTEWKILYVLCNEDGLLHKEIVRAVYDGSLFERMEKEHSEKKKSK; from the exons ATGGCTACCTCCTTTCCTTCAGCAGAATTCAGCAACAAGAATAGCCAAGAGG GGAAAGTAAAAGAGACGGCAAAAGTACATGATGAAAATGTTCTGCAAAAGCATGTTGCATTCTTTGATAGGAACCATGACGGCATCATTTACCCATGGGAGACTTACCAAG GATTTCGTGCAATCGGCTGTGGGATTTTATTGTCTGCTTTTAGCgctatttttatcaatcttggCCTTAGTCGAAAAACTCGCTCG GGCAAGGCTCTTTCTATTTGGCTACCAATAGAAGTTAAAAATATCCAAAGAGCAAAACATGGTAGTGACTCTGGTGTTTATGATTCCGAAGGAAG GTTTGTTCCTTCAAAATTCGAAGAAATTTTCACAAAGTATGCCCGGAAGCACCCAAATGCTTTAACATCTGATGAATTGATGGGGATGCTAAAGGCAAACAGAGTTCCTAAGGATCATAAAGGATG GCTTGCTAGTTACACAGAGTGGAAAATCCTGTACGTTCTTTGCAATGAGGATGGTTTACTGCATAAAGAAATTGTTCGAGCTGTTTATGATGGGAGTTTGTTTGAAAGAATGGAAAAGGAACACTcggaaaagaaaaagagtaaataa